In Labrus mixtus chromosome 13, fLabMix1.1, whole genome shotgun sequence, a single genomic region encodes these proteins:
- the sona gene encoding serine/arginine repetitive matrix protein 2 — protein sequence MECAVQILSGEEEAPEKDDLNVKEGNETPHKKSKKHRKHKSKKKKKRKKGEKESSSESGAESDVEAQPPLKSVRTTRASARLAAATGPGDNAGLKEDGKRDVITDRGETEVDSKSKKHKRHAAKKKKKKKKKDEKQEKKSQSPTPSESSSASGSDSEGEGGKGAVDGKFSSAAVTDLQEPVSKLLPKSKRGEEKGVPILVQKSELLGVNQEGIVEMDASPVGGKGGHTGQLEKDMRLPSAGQDDIKLATTDGCHADGAFSHAQELPDIIPKQEGATPRDDPAIKDQANVVQREKVKECDPQRSQSPSPSRVVDIKRSSSCHSRSPTPSPTRLQSATQTAAGIEERSRTHSRSTSKGKLSATPLKNRQQSRSLSRSQSPKSRRKSLSLSPKSPKRATCQSRSTSRSLTPKKKVSKPLRKSKSPKCRRSSLSVSPKRRRSSPSPKRKLSRSPKRGGRRSPSLSRSPRRSRRSESRPRGGARRSRSRSIRRGGAIGRRSRSRSDTRIRRSHSRTRRPARRSRTRSPARRSGGRRSRSRSLSRRRRSPPPRSRRSGSRSFRRSRRTRSRSVVVLKRNRRSRTRTPRKRTKSRTPPSRRRSKSPVRRRSRSPARRKRSPPRSGKRSKSRSLSRRHKSKSLSPLPRKRRSKSPRKSGRRSKSKSVSAGVHRSKSRSDSSDRQSDSSSPARSTSSSPVKENKLPSPMVDQTVPVKAAGETVGFSTGAWKPVSSAAFSSPQAESTVEKLQPQTLSPNHEKTLKECSSLSNEQDVSRSGSREPETGPDGSDCSEGSDEEEESSSPVKTASKCQRSSSGSASPGVQKKQLSPVDQRKLSRSTSSPRRSTSKSKSRIKHSRSKSPVRKRESVSPSERKKRRSISRSSARRRRSRSATRRKGSNSKSRARTRRSKSPARKRRSRTRSPNARGRRRSKSTDRSKRSKSRSAGRRKRSRSGDRGRRSRSRSTDRRRRSRSRGRGRRPVFRSRSFDRRDRWKREPSHSPVLILRKQRRSGSRTRRSASKTPPRLTELDKDQLLEIAKANAAAMCAKAGVPIPESLRPKAILQLPLPTPSPAPLSLPLPLPLPMGMGMPNMPNMPNMGPMGLPNMGMPNMSNITMSAAMASMTAATMTAALTNMGALAAMPPLAPLPTITNKPPPSLAPPAPTLNLDHIEEAKRKVTHQANIHTIKELTEKCKMIANSKEEMAIAKPHVSDDES from the exons ATGGAGTGTGCAGTGCAAATTCTCTCAG GTGAGGAAGAGGCCCCGGAGAAAGATGACCTGAATGTGAAGGAAGGAAATGAGACGCCtcataagaaaagcaaaaaacacagaaaacacaagagcaaaaagaagaagaagaggaagaaaggagagaaggaaagtAGTTCAGAATCTGGTGCCGAGTCAGATGTAGAGGCACAACCTCCACTGAAATCTGTCAGGACCACCAGAGCCAG TGCCAGACTGGCAGCAGCTACAGGACCTGGAGACAATGCTGGGCTGAAGGAGGATGGTAAAAGGGATGTCATTACAG ATCGTGGTGAAACAGAGGTAGATTCAaaatccaaaaaacacaaaaggcacgctgccaaaaagaagaaaaagaagaagaagaaggatgaaaaacaggaaaagaaatCTCAGTCTCCTACCCCATCTGAAAGCAGCTCGGCTTCAGGTTCTGACTCAGAAGGTGAAGGAGGTAAAGGGGCCGTTGATGGAAAATTCTCTTCAGCTGCAGTAACTGACCTCCAAGAGCCTGTGTCCAAACTGCTTCCAAAAAGCAAACgaggggaggagaagggggtTCCAATCCTCGTGCAGAAATCTGAATTGCTAGGAGTAAACCAAGAGGGGATTGTAGAAATGGATGCATCCCCTGTTGGAGGGAAGGGTGGTCACACCGGTCAATTAGAAAAGGATATGAGGTTGCCCTCTGCAGGTCAGGATGACATAAAACTTGCAACAACAGATGGTTGCCATGCTGATGGTGCATTCAGCCATGCACAGGAACTCCCTGATATCATCCCTAAACAAGAAGGTGCTACCCCAAGAGATGACCCAGCCATAAAAGATCAGGCCAATGTAGTTCAGAGGGAAAAGGTCAAGGAATGTGATCCCCAAAGGTCACAATCTCCATCCCCCTCAAGAGTTGTAGACATTAAGAGGTCTAGCTCATGTCATAGTCGTTCACCAACACCTAGTCCCACTAGGCTGCAGTCTGCTACCCAAACAGCAGCAGGTATTGAAGAACGTTCAAGAACCCATTCCAGGTCAACCTCAAAGGGGAAGCTTTCTGCAACTCCTCTAAAGAATCGGCAGCAGTCGCGCTCACTGTCCCGTTCCCAATCCCCTAAATCTAGGAGGAAGTCCCTCTCTTTGTCACCTAAGTCTCCCAAGAGAGCTACCTGTCAATCACGCTCCACGTCTCGATCCCTCACCCCCAAGAAGAAGGTGTCAAAGCCTCTAAGGAAGTCCAAGTCTCCTAAATGCCGTAGaagctctttgtctgtttcccCAAAGCGACGCAGAAGTTCCCCATCTCCTAAAAGAAAACTGTCACGATCTCCTAAGCGTGGTGGGCGCAggtctccctctctatctcggTCTCCAAGGAGAAGTCGAAGGTCAGAGTCACGTCCCCGTGGAGGCGCAAGGCGCTCCAGGTCCCGCTCAATAAGACGAGGCGGTGCTATTGGAAGGCGTTCACGGTCACGCTCTGACACTAGAATTCGTCGTTCCCACTCAAGAACAAGGCGCCCTGCTCGACGTTCTAGGACACGGTCACCAGCAAGGCGGTCAGGAGGCAGGCGCTCCAGAAGTCGGTCCTTGTCACGGCGTAGGAGGTCACCTCCCCCCAGATCTAGACGCTCAGGCTCCAGGTCATTCCGCAGGAGCAGACGGACTCGATCACGCTCTGTCGTAGTCCTTAAACGAAACCGGCGCTCAAGGACCAGAACTCCTCGCAAACGGACCAAATCCAGAACCCCTCCTTCGAGAAGACGGTCTAAATCACCAGTAAGAAGGCGATCTCGTTCTCCTGCCAGGAGAAAGCGTTCTCCACCAAGGTCTGGCAAGCGCTCCAAATCCCGCTCATTGTCTCGAAGGCACAAGTCAAAGTCACTTTCACCACTACCTAGAAAGAGGAGGTCCAAATCTCCGAGGAAGAGCGGAAGAAGATCAAAGTCTAAATCCGTTTCTGCAGGCGTGCACAGATCTAAATCCAGGTCCGACTCAAGTGATAGGCAGTCTGACAGCTCTTCTCCAGCCAGATCTACATCATCTTCTCCTGTTAAAGAGAATAAGCTCCCCTCTCCAATGGTAGACCAAACAGTTCCTGTGAAGGCAGCTGGAGAAACTGTGGGATTTTCAACAG GTGCGTGGAAACCCGTGTCCTCAGCCGCTTTCTCCAGCCCCCAGGCTGAGAGCACTGTGGAAAAGTTGCAGCCTCAGACGCTCTCTCCCAACCATGAAAAGACACTGAAAGAGTGTTCCAGCTTATCCAATGAACAAGATGTTTCCAGGTCTGGTTCAAGAGAGCCCGAGACTGGCCCAGATGGGTCCGATTGTTCGGAGGGCtcggatgaagaagaggagtcTTCCTCTCCAGTTAAAACAGCTTCCAAATGCCAGAGAAGCTCCTCAGGCTCAGCTTCTCCAGGAGTGCAGAAGAAGCAGCTGTCACCAGTGGACCAGAGGAAACTTTCACGCTCCACTTCATCACCTCGGCGTTCAACATCCAAGTCTAAATCCAGGATAAAGCATTCTag GTCCAAGTCTCCAGTCAGAAAAAGAGAATCCGTATCTCCTTCTGAGAGGAAGAAGCGACGATCTATATCCCGAAGTTCTGCACGGCGGCGAAGGTCCCGCTCTGCCACGCGGCGAAAGGGTTCAAACTCCAAGTCTAGAGCCAGAACCCGCCGATCCAAGTCGCCAGCCCGCAAGAGGCGCTCAAGAACTCGTTCACCCAACGCCCGCGGAAGGAGGAGGTCCAAGTCCACAGACAGAAGCAAGCGATCAAAGAGCCGCTCCGCAGGCCGAAGGAAAAGGTCTCGGTCAGGAGACAGAGGCAGGCGGTCAAGGTCGCGTTCTACCGATCGCAGGCGCAGGTCTAGGTCGAGGGGTCGAGGGAGACGCCCGGTATTTCGCAGTCGTTCATTTGATAGACGGGATAGGTGGAAAAGGGAACCAAGCCACTCTCCGGTGCTCATCCTCCGCAAACAGCGTCGCTCAGGGTCCCGGACAAGGCGCAGCGCAAGCAAGACTCCTCCACGGCTCACTGAACTgg ACAAGGATCAGCTGCTGGAGATAGCCAAAGCTAACGCTGCTGCCATGTGTGCTAAGGCAGGGGTGCCCATTCCCGAGAGTCTTCGTCCGAAAGCCATCCTCCAGCTCCCTTTACCCACTCCATCTCCTGCCCCCCTCTCCTTACCCCTGCCCTTACCTCTCCCAATGGGCATGGGGATGCCCAACATGCCGAATATGCCCAACATGGGTCCAATGGGTCTACCCAATATGGGAATGCCCAATATGTCCAACATCACCATGAGTGCTGCTATGGCAAGCATGACAGCAGCTACAATGACGGCTGCTTTGACCAACATGGGGGCCCTGGCTGCCATGCCTCCTCTAGCCCCACTTCCTACCATCACCAACAAGCCTCCCCCAAGCCTTGCTCCCCCAGCACCAACCCTTAACCTGGACCACATCGAGGAAGCCAAGAGGAAGGTTACTCACCAAGCTAACATACACACCATCAAGGAGCTAACTGAG AAGTGCAAGATGATTGCAAATAGCAAGGAGGAGATGGCCATTGCTAAACCCCACGTCTCAGATGATGAAAGCTAA